One window of the Frankiales bacterium genome contains the following:
- a CDS encoding cold-shock protein, whose translation MAQGTVKWFNAEKGFGFISPDGSDTDVFVHFSAIQGTGYRSLEENQRVEFEIGQGQKGPQAENVRAL comes from the coding sequence ATGGCGCAGGGCACTGTGAAGTGGTTCAACGCGGAGAAGGGCTTCGGCTTCATCTCCCCCGACGGCAGTGACACGGACGTGTTCGTGCACTTCTCGGCGATCCAGGGGACGGGCTACCGCTCCCTGGAGGAGAACCAGCGCGTGGAGTTCGAGATCGGTCAGGGCCAGAAGGGCCCGCAGGCGGAGAACGTCCGCGCTCTCTGA
- a CDS encoding DUF3467 domain-containing protein, with the protein MTDAPHPVGRAHQIELPPEHVVGVPADYASVWHTTESLVIDFLAARGPAAMAEHEGEPVLVQDLVVSARVRMPPTHVIELMKALERQLSLWETETGRRPPVDPDLPDL; encoded by the coding sequence ATGACCGACGCCCCGCACCCGGTGGGCCGCGCCCACCAGATCGAGCTGCCGCCCGAGCACGTCGTCGGCGTGCCCGCGGACTACGCCTCCGTGTGGCACACCACCGAGTCCCTCGTCATCGACTTCCTCGCCGCGCGGGGGCCCGCGGCCATGGCCGAGCACGAGGGGGAGCCCGTCCTGGTGCAGGACCTCGTCGTGAGCGCCCGGGTCCGGATGCCGCCCACGCACGTGATCGAGCTGATGAAGGCGCTCGAGCGCCAGCTCTCCCTGTGGGAGACCGAGACCGGACGGCGGCCGCCGGTCGACCCGGACCTGCCCGACCTCTGA